In Modestobacter versicolor, a single genomic region encodes these proteins:
- a CDS encoding group II truncated hemoglobin codes for MGADMIVEYVRYRVDEERWAQFLADYARAARVLARAPQCVDHELSRCVDEPACAVLRITWTSAEDHLQGFRGGELFPEFLAAVRPYVGDIEEMRHYERTPVRGAGGSVPSLYDWAGGAPVLERLTRVFYTHVLADDLIGPLFAHMDDEHPQHVAMWLGEVFGGPDRYTRERGGYPAMLGHHLGKAITEPQRRRWVSLLLDSLDEAGLPDDPEFRAAFVGYVEWGTRLALTNSQPGAAVVRDAPVPRWGWGVAPPWLG; via the coding sequence ATGGGAGCCGACATGATCGTCGAGTACGTCCGGTACCGGGTCGACGAGGAGCGCTGGGCGCAGTTCCTGGCCGACTACGCACGGGCGGCCCGCGTGCTGGCCCGGGCCCCGCAGTGCGTCGACCACGAGCTCAGCCGGTGCGTCGACGAGCCGGCCTGCGCCGTCCTGCGGATCACCTGGACCTCCGCCGAGGACCACCTGCAGGGCTTCCGCGGCGGCGAGCTGTTCCCGGAGTTCCTCGCCGCGGTGCGCCCCTACGTCGGCGACATCGAGGAGATGCGGCACTACGAGCGCACCCCGGTGCGGGGCGCGGGGGGCTCGGTGCCCTCGCTGTACGACTGGGCCGGGGGTGCGCCGGTGCTCGAGCGGCTGACCCGGGTCTTCTACACGCACGTGCTCGCCGACGACCTGATCGGCCCGCTGTTCGCGCACATGGACGACGAGCACCCGCAGCACGTGGCGATGTGGCTCGGCGAGGTCTTCGGCGGCCCGGACCGCTACACCCGGGAGCGCGGTGGCTACCCGGCGATGCTCGGCCACCACCTGGGCAAGGCGATCACCGAGCCGCAGCGCCGGCGGTGGGTCTCGCTGCTGCTGGACTCGCTGGACGAGGCCGGGCTGCCCGACGACCCGGAGTTCCGGGCGGCCTTCGTCGGCTACGTCGAGTGGGGCACCCGGCTGGCGCTGACCAACTCCCAGCCCGGCGCCGCGGTGGTGCGCGACGCCCCGGTGCCGCGCTGGGGCTGGGGGGTCGCGCCGCCCTGGCTGGGCTGA
- a CDS encoding NAD-dependent epimerase/dehydratase family protein, translating to MRVLVTGASGMLGRATATALAQRGDEVTVLQRRSAGLPFREVLGDVADGGTVARAVEGQDAVLHLAAKVDVTGRWAEYVRANVAGTRTVVAACRRAGVGRLVHVSSPSVAHGGSALVGVGAGPADPERARGHYSRSKATAELDALAADSPSLAVLVVRPHLVWGPGDTQLVGRIVERARSGRLPLIGSGTALIDTTYVDNAADALVAAVDACGPVHGEALVVSNGEPRPVAEVIARLCRAAGVPAPRRRVPFPLAWVAGAAVEGVWAATSRRDTPPLTRFLAEQLATAHWFDQRRTRAALGWSPRVPLDEGFARLATAYAG from the coding sequence ATGAGGGTGCTCGTCACCGGCGCCAGCGGGATGCTGGGCCGGGCCACGGCGACCGCGCTGGCCCAGCGGGGCGACGAGGTGACCGTGCTGCAGCGCCGCAGCGCGGGGCTGCCGTTCCGCGAGGTGCTCGGCGACGTCGCCGACGGCGGCACCGTCGCCCGGGCGGTCGAGGGCCAGGACGCCGTGCTGCACCTGGCCGCCAAGGTCGACGTGACCGGCCGCTGGGCGGAGTACGTGCGGGCCAACGTCGCGGGCACCCGCACCGTCGTCGCGGCGTGCCGGCGGGCCGGGGTGGGCCGGCTGGTGCACGTCTCCTCCCCCTCGGTGGCGCACGGCGGCTCGGCGCTGGTCGGCGTCGGCGCGGGCCCGGCCGACCCGGAGCGGGCGCGCGGGCACTACTCGCGGTCCAAGGCCACCGCCGAGCTCGACGCGCTGGCCGCGGACTCGCCCTCCCTCGCCGTCCTGGTCGTCCGGCCGCACCTGGTCTGGGGCCCGGGTGACACCCAGCTGGTCGGGCGGATCGTCGAGCGGGCCCGCTCCGGGCGGCTGCCGCTGATCGGGTCCGGCACCGCGCTGATCGACACCACCTACGTCGACAACGCCGCCGACGCGCTGGTCGCCGCGGTCGACGCGTGCGGTCCGGTGCACGGCGAGGCGCTGGTCGTCTCCAACGGCGAGCCGCGCCCGGTGGCCGAGGTGATCGCCCGGCTGTGCCGGGCGGCCGGCGTCCCCGCACCCCGCCGCCGGGTGCCCTTCCCGCTGGCCTGGGTCGCCGGCGCCGCGGTCGAGGGCGTGTGGGCGGCGACCTCGCGCCGGGACACCCCGCCGCTCACCCGGTTCCTCGCCGAGCAGCTGGCCACGGCGCACTGGTTCGACCAGCGGCGCACCCGGGCGGCGCTGGGCTGGTCGCCCCGGGTGCCGCTGGACGAGGGCTTCGCCCGGCTGGCCACCGCCTACGCCGGCTGA
- a CDS encoding alpha/beta fold hydrolase — protein MRAPTSLPAGLPGLDPAWSRHLTVADAAGTKHDWHLLDNGVPDPVGTLLCVHGNPTWSYLWRRLLAAAPPGWRVVAVDQLGMGFSERLAAPRPLAQRVADLGDLTAALGLTGPVVTVGHDWGGVISLGWALQHREQLRGVVLANTAVAMPEGDLGPALIRLAHAPGVRAAVTVGTPVFVRATTALSWPPLPADVRDAFAAPYGSPARRRSVGDFVADIPFSPAHPSRSAQEAIAEGIRGLDVPALLLWGPRDPVFGERYLADLRERVPHAQLHRFEGASHLLPEDAPQYATAIAQWVTDLDADRPVPAEPAAPLTGSPWAALTARADDDSPAVVEVSGGTVSWAQLHQRVERLAAGLASAGVAPGHRVGLLVEPSADLTAAVYAIWRAGAVIVVADKGLGLRGMRRALRSAGVDAVIGSAQGLAAARAMRLPGRRIAAGVPARAARALGAAHTLDELEHLGRSAPPPPEGPADADCAVLFTSGATGPAKGVVYTRRQAQAQLDLVRSTYRLGAEDRLVAAFAPFAILGPALGIGSAVPDIDVTAPGSLTAAKLADAAAAVGGTVVFASPAALRRVVATAAGLTADQRAALGRVRLLMSAGAPVPLPLLRALREVLPAAEAHTPYGMTEALPVTDVSATEIEAAGAGDGVCVGRPLAGVQVRVSPLSADGAAGGALTAEPGTTGEVCVRGPHVKDRYDALWITERAASRDPGWHRTGDVGHLDAEGRLWIEGRLPHVVTTATGVVTPVGVEQRVEALDGVSAAAVAGVGPAGAQVVVLVVVPAAGGPRRPALADPALADAVRAAAGVEVAAVLVTGELPVDVRHQSKIDRREVARRAARVLAGR, from the coding sequence GTGAGGGCTCCCACCTCCCTCCCGGCCGGCCTCCCCGGGCTCGACCCCGCCTGGTCGCGGCACCTCACCGTCGCCGACGCCGCGGGCACCAAGCACGACTGGCACCTGCTGGACAACGGCGTCCCCGACCCCGTCGGCACCCTGCTCTGCGTGCACGGCAACCCGACCTGGTCCTACCTGTGGCGCCGGCTGCTCGCCGCCGCGCCGCCCGGCTGGCGGGTCGTCGCCGTCGACCAGCTCGGCATGGGCTTCTCCGAGCGGCTCGCCGCCCCCCGGCCGCTGGCCCAGCGGGTCGCCGACCTCGGTGACCTCACCGCGGCGCTGGGCCTCACCGGCCCGGTCGTCACCGTCGGCCACGACTGGGGCGGCGTCATCTCCCTCGGCTGGGCGCTGCAGCACCGCGAGCAGCTGCGCGGCGTCGTGCTGGCCAACACCGCCGTCGCCATGCCCGAGGGCGACCTCGGGCCCGCGCTGATCCGGCTGGCCCACGCCCCGGGCGTGCGCGCCGCGGTCACCGTCGGCACCCCGGTGTTCGTCCGGGCCACCACCGCGCTGTCCTGGCCGCCGCTGCCCGCCGACGTCCGCGACGCCTTCGCCGCCCCCTACGGCTCACCGGCCCGCCGCCGCTCCGTGGGCGACTTCGTCGCCGACATCCCGTTCTCCCCCGCGCACCCCTCCCGGTCCGCGCAGGAGGCGATCGCCGAGGGCATCCGCGGCCTCGACGTCCCGGCGCTGCTGCTGTGGGGCCCGCGTGACCCGGTGTTCGGCGAGCGCTACCTGGCCGACCTGCGCGAGCGGGTGCCGCACGCCCAGCTGCACCGGTTCGAGGGCGCCTCGCACCTGCTGCCCGAGGACGCCCCGCAGTACGCGACCGCGATCGCCCAGTGGGTCACCGACCTCGACGCCGACCGGCCGGTCCCGGCCGAGCCTGCCGCCCCGCTCACCGGCTCCCCGTGGGCCGCGCTCACCGCGCGGGCCGACGACGACTCCCCCGCCGTGGTCGAGGTGTCGGGCGGCACCGTCTCCTGGGCGCAGCTGCACCAGCGGGTCGAGCGCCTGGCCGCCGGGCTGGCCTCCGCCGGCGTCGCGCCCGGGCACCGGGTCGGCCTGCTCGTCGAGCCCTCCGCCGACCTGACCGCCGCCGTTTACGCGATCTGGCGGGCCGGCGCGGTCATCGTGGTCGCCGACAAGGGCCTGGGGCTGCGCGGCATGCGCCGGGCGCTGCGCAGCGCCGGCGTCGACGCGGTCATCGGCAGCGCCCAGGGGCTGGCCGCCGCGCGGGCCATGCGGCTGCCCGGCCGCCGGATCGCGGCCGGGGTGCCCGCGCGCGCCGCCCGGGCACTCGGGGCCGCGCACACCCTGGACGAGCTCGAGCACCTCGGTCGGTCAGCGCCCCCGCCGCCCGAGGGCCCGGCCGACGCCGACTGCGCCGTGCTCTTCACCTCCGGGGCCACCGGGCCGGCGAAGGGCGTCGTCTACACCCGCCGCCAGGCGCAGGCCCAGCTGGACCTGGTGCGCAGCACCTACCGGCTCGGCGCCGAGGACCGGCTGGTCGCCGCCTTCGCGCCGTTCGCCATCCTCGGGCCGGCGCTGGGCATCGGCTCCGCCGTGCCGGACATCGACGTCACCGCCCCGGGCTCGCTCACCGCGGCGAAGCTGGCCGACGCCGCGGCCGCGGTGGGCGGCACCGTGGTCTTCGCCTCCCCCGCCGCGCTGCGCCGGGTGGTGGCCACCGCGGCCGGGCTGACCGCCGACCAGCGGGCGGCGCTGGGCCGCGTCCGGCTGCTCATGTCCGCCGGCGCCCCGGTGCCGCTGCCGCTGCTCCGCGCGCTGCGCGAGGTGCTGCCCGCCGCCGAGGCGCACACGCCGTACGGGATGACCGAGGCCCTGCCGGTCACCGACGTGTCCGCCACCGAGATCGAGGCCGCGGGCGCTGGGGACGGCGTCTGCGTCGGCCGGCCGCTCGCCGGGGTGCAGGTGCGGGTCAGCCCGCTGTCCGCCGACGGCGCGGCCGGGGGTGCGCTCACCGCCGAGCCCGGCACGACCGGCGAGGTCTGCGTCCGCGGGCCGCACGTCAAGGACCGCTACGACGCGCTGTGGATCACCGAGCGCGCCGCCTCGCGGGACCCGGGCTGGCACCGCACCGGCGACGTCGGGCACCTGGACGCCGAGGGCCGGCTGTGGATCGAGGGCCGGTTGCCGCACGTGGTCACCACCGCGACCGGCGTCGTCACCCCGGTCGGCGTCGAGCAGCGGGTCGAGGCGCTGGACGGGGTGTCGGCCGCGGCGGTCGCCGGGGTCGGCCCGGCGGGCGCCCAGGTGGTCGTGCTGGTCGTCGTCCCGGCGGCCGGCGGGCCCCGGCGCCCGGCGCTCGCCGACCCCGCCCTGGCCGACGCGGTGCGCGCGGCGGCCGGGGTCGAGGTCGCCGCCGTGCTGGTCACCGGTGAGCTGCCGGTCGACGTCCGGCACCAGTCGAAGATCGACCGGCGCGAGGTCGCCCGGCGGGCCGCCCGGGTGCTGGCCGGCCGATGA
- a CDS encoding 3-oxoacyl-ACP synthase III, which translates to MSGNATHRFRNTSILTVQTADASQVITSDALDERLLDTYQRVGLRPGLLERLCGIRERRWWAEGVSFVDGAAMAGAKAISESGVDPAGIGLMINTSVSRKYLEPSTAVAVHSALGLPRSAQNFDVTNACLGFVNGMELAAAMIDSGMIDHALIVNGEDPQIAQERTIDRLNGPGTTSKDVIAEFATLTLGSGAAAMVLGRTDQHPEGHRMVGSVTRAATEHHELCVGDFTMMRTDLKGLLDAGMELSEDMWREARAEFDWAQGMDRYVIHQVSKVHTAAMCERFGIDEALVPTTFPTRGNLGPASVPFTLAGEQDSLDDGDRVLLMGVGSGLNVSCLEIAW; encoded by the coding sequence ATGAGTGGCAATGCCACGCACCGTTTCCGCAACACCAGCATCCTGACCGTGCAGACCGCCGACGCCTCGCAGGTCATCACCTCCGACGCCCTCGACGAGCGCCTGCTGGACACCTACCAGCGGGTGGGGCTGCGCCCCGGGCTGCTCGAGCGGCTCTGCGGCATCCGCGAACGGCGCTGGTGGGCCGAGGGCGTCAGCTTCGTCGACGGCGCCGCCATGGCCGGCGCCAAGGCGATCAGCGAGAGCGGCGTCGACCCGGCCGGCATCGGCCTCATGATCAACACCTCGGTGAGCCGCAAGTACCTGGAGCCCTCGACGGCGGTCGCCGTCCACTCCGCGCTCGGCCTCCCCCGCTCCGCGCAGAACTTCGACGTCACCAACGCCTGCCTCGGCTTCGTCAACGGCATGGAATTGGCCGCCGCGATGATCGACTCCGGGATGATCGACCACGCCCTGATCGTCAACGGCGAGGACCCGCAGATCGCCCAGGAGCGCACCATCGACCGGCTCAACGGCCCGGGCACCACCAGCAAGGACGTCATCGCCGAGTTCGCCACGCTCACGCTCGGCTCGGGCGCTGCCGCGATGGTGCTCGGCCGCACCGACCAGCACCCCGAGGGCCACCGGATGGTCGGCTCGGTCACCCGCGCGGCCACCGAGCACCACGAGCTGTGCGTCGGCGACTTCACCATGATGCGCACCGACCTCAAAGGCCTGCTCGACGCCGGCATGGAGCTGTCCGAGGACATGTGGCGCGAGGCCCGCGCGGAGTTCGACTGGGCCCAGGGCATGGACCGCTACGTCATCCACCAGGTCTCCAAGGTGCACACCGCCGCGATGTGCGAGCGGTTCGGCATCGACGAGGCACTGGTGCCCACCACCTTCCCGACCCGCGGCAACCTCGGCCCGGCGTCGGTCCCGTTCACCCTGGCCGGCGAGCAGGACTCGCTGGACGACGGCGACCGGGTGCTGCTGATGGGCGTCGGCTCGGGCCTGAACGTCTCCTGCCTCGAGATCGCCTGGTGA
- a CDS encoding esterase-like activity of phytase family protein produces MRRPRPLVLAGASALVGLLLGGLAVPALAGPSGPVPRGSGLQQAELVGHAVLPALTFGEQIPSGALVADANGVDAPFPAQPVQGFSGLLVQNGGEAFVLSDNGYGTKANSADYLLRVNRLRVDVVTSEVTVVGGFGLSDPRKVLTQPLTRADRRLTGADFDPESFQRMPDGTFWFGEEFGPSLLHTDAQGRVLSAPVAPAGVRSPDAPDLAGGQPTIGSSKGFEGMALSPDGRTLYPMLEGAVAGDDPQTLRIYSFDTRTGKYTGLKSQFRLESPGDAIGDLVALDDDRFLVIERDNAQGPASQLKAVYLLDTRDADRDGFADKELLVNLLAIPDPEGVAGAPGSFFTFPFVTIEQLAVLDDHTIVVGNDNNFPGSNGRTAGVPDDNEYAFIQVDQDLDVAAPRR; encoded by the coding sequence GTGCGTCGTCCCCGCCCCCTCGTGCTCGCCGGCGCATCCGCGCTGGTCGGGCTCCTCCTCGGCGGCCTCGCCGTCCCGGCCCTGGCCGGACCGTCCGGGCCGGTGCCCCGCGGCTCCGGCCTGCAGCAGGCCGAGCTGGTCGGCCACGCGGTGCTGCCCGCCCTCACCTTCGGCGAGCAGATCCCCTCCGGGGCGCTGGTGGCCGACGCCAACGGCGTCGACGCCCCGTTCCCCGCCCAGCCGGTGCAGGGCTTCTCCGGGCTGCTGGTTCAGAACGGCGGGGAGGCGTTCGTCCTCTCCGACAACGGCTACGGCACCAAGGCCAACAGCGCCGACTACCTGCTGCGGGTCAACCGGCTGCGGGTCGACGTGGTCACCAGCGAGGTGACCGTGGTGGGCGGGTTCGGCCTGTCCGACCCGCGAAAGGTGCTGACCCAGCCGCTCACCCGCGCCGACCGGCGGCTGACCGGGGCCGACTTCGACCCGGAGTCCTTCCAGCGGATGCCCGACGGCACGTTCTGGTTCGGCGAGGAGTTCGGCCCCTCGCTGCTGCACACCGACGCCCAGGGCCGGGTGCTGTCCGCCCCGGTCGCCCCGGCCGGCGTGCGCTCGCCCGACGCCCCGGACCTGGCCGGCGGCCAGCCGACGATCGGCTCGAGCAAGGGCTTCGAGGGCATGGCGCTCTCGCCCGACGGCCGCACGCTCTACCCGATGCTCGAGGGCGCCGTGGCCGGCGACGACCCGCAGACGCTGCGGATCTACTCCTTCGACACCAGGACCGGGAAGTACACCGGGCTGAAGAGCCAGTTCCGGCTGGAGAGCCCCGGCGACGCCATCGGCGACCTGGTCGCGCTGGACGACGACCGCTTCCTGGTGATCGAGCGGGACAACGCGCAGGGCCCGGCGTCCCAGCTCAAGGCGGTCTACCTGCTCGACACCCGCGACGCCGACCGCGACGGCTTCGCCGACAAGGAGCTGCTGGTCAACCTGCTCGCGATCCCGGACCCGGAGGGCGTCGCCGGCGCCCCCGGCTCGTTCTTCACCTTCCCGTTCGTGACCATCGAGCAGCTCGCCGTGCTGGACGACCACACGATCGTCGTGGGCAACGACAACAACTTCCCCGGCTCCAACGGCCGCACCGCCGGGGTGCCCGACGACAACGAGTACGCGTTCATCCAGGTCGACCAGGACCTCGACGTGGCGGCTCCCCGCCGCTGA